A genomic window from Brassica oleracea var. oleracea cultivar TO1000 chromosome C8, BOL, whole genome shotgun sequence includes:
- the LOC106309209 gene encoding uncharacterized protein LOC106309209, with the protein MVGNHLYERGFMDFYFIWTSHGEQCGYSGEASTSNIQDHVDEGTNSPVENMIHDEYQETNIPYGGSDENVFEEPSGDASIFFKRLEDAQQPIYEGCAEGLSGLSLSSRLMNIKTDHNLSEVCMNAICDAFTDYLPANNRAPKSYYEIKKLTRSLGLPMHKIDVCEDNCMLFWKDDEKLLKCRFCGKDRYKPKAEGGGKNIPYQRMFYMPIGDRLKRLYQSERTASHMRWHAEHLSPEGEMHHPSDGEAWKHFQKVYPQFALEPRNVYLALSTDGFNPGGMHSQDHSVWPVMVTTYNLPPDMCMKRENLILSVLVPGPKHPKKSLDIYLQPLIEELKDLWTNGINTYDVSKKENFVMRAVLMWTISDFPAYGMLSGWMTHGRLACPYCLEETESFWLRNGRKHSWFDCHRKFFHEDHPYRRNVRSFTKNRSVRELPPSILSGEEVLYERINQIDGLKCSVVCGGNGHIPRDIDGYGDYHNWIKKSIFWELPYWENQLLRHNLDVMHIEKNYFDNIMNTVLNVPGKTKDNLKSRLDLPAICNRKGLEVTEDGKLPFPVFRLSSETKKIFLRWLKREIKFPDGYVADISACVDEENGKLAHLKSHDCHVIMQRLLPIAFSELLPREAHKAISDIALFFRDICGKTLKKSDVEVMKDNIAVKTCNLEKIFPPSFFDVMEHLPVHLPYEAALGGPVQFRWMYLYERQMNHLKQKAKNKAKYAGSIVDHYITEEISQFSSYYFAADGRGTHHHQTTQGEIQFTYDYPDVPSMFQPIGRVSGKSKEAWLTEEDAHILHTFLLLNCEEIEPYERLYEDYMRIHQPGITEKELTFAKENDFAYWCRDYINDVEHKDPGNSVSLWLLEFVQGPKRHYKTWPMFISRGYKFHTYDHGQHKKTMNYGVCVRGSPDSEFYGIINEIFMIEYHGAVGLKTMVFRCKWFDQTIGQGMRRHPSGIVDICPKKHYQKYDPFIITNQADQVCYIPYPRIRQRNEEWWVCSKVIPRGVRSSPQMIDLVLQDDNYNQIVAPVDLLDVAEHAVDAETDDEMELDDPTIDEEPTLEDHYESPNDGSYGSE; encoded by the exons ATGGTGGGAAATCATTTATATGAAAGGGGGTTTATGGATTTCTATTTTATATGGACGAGCCACGGAGAGCAGTGTGGCTATTCTGGTGAAGCATCAACAAGCAACATTCAAGATCATGTTGATGAAGGCACAAATTCTCCAGTGGAGAACATGATTCATGACGAATATCAGGAGACTAATATACCATACGGTGGATCTGATGAGAATGTTTTTGAGGAGCCATCTGGAGATGCAAGTATATTCTTCAAGAGATTAGAGGATGCACAACAACCAATCTACGAGGGTTGTGCTGAAGGGCTTTCTGGACTATCATTGTCTTCACGACTCATGAATATAAAGACTGATCATAATCTGTCTGAGGTGTGCATGAATGCAATCTGTGATGCGTTCACCGATTATCTACCAGCGAATAATCGAGCTCCAAAATCATATTATGAGATTAAGAAGTTGACACGGTCTTTGGGATTACCGATGCACAAGATAGATGTTTGTGAGGACAACTGCATGTTGTTCTGGAAAGACGATGAGAAGTTACTGAAATGTCGTTTTTGTGGAAAGGATAGGTATAAACCAAAAGCAGAAGGTGGAGGAAAAAACATCCCTTATCAGAGGATGTTTTATATGCCTATTGGAGATAGGTTGAAGCGTTTATACCAATCAGAGAGGACTGCATCACACATGAGATGGCATGCAGAACATTTGTCTCCCGAAGGCGAGATGCATCATCCATCAGATGGGGAAGCATGGAAACACTTCCAGAAGGTATATCCTCAGTTTGCTTTGGAACCTAGAAATGTTTATCTCGCCTTATCGACCGATGGTTTTAATCCTGGAGGAATGCATAGTCAAGATCATTCTGTGTGGCCCGTTATGGTCACGACATACAATTTGCCACCAGATATGTGCATGAAGAGAGAGAATTTGATTCTTTCTGTTTTAGTTCCTGGTCCTAAGCATCCAAAGAAAAGTCTGGATATCTACTTACAGCCGTTGATTGAAGAGTTGAAAGATTTATGGACAAACGGCATAAACACTTATGATGTGTCGAAGAAAGAAAATTTTGTGATGCGAGCAGTCTTGATGTGGACGATAAGTGATTTTCCAGCATATGGTATGCTTTCTGGGTGGATGACACATGGACGACTTGCTTGCCCATATTGTCTTGAAGAAACCGAATCTTTCTGGTTAAGAAATGGGAGAAAACATAGTTGGTTCGATTGTCACAGGAAATTTTTCCACGAAGATCATCCTTACCGTAGAAATGTGAGGAGTTTCACAAAGAACAGATCAGTTAGAGAACTTCCACCTTCGATTTTGAGTGGTGAAGAAGTTCTTTACGAGAGAATCAACCAGATTGATGGGTTGAAGTGTTCTGTTGTTTGCGGAGGTAATGGACATATACCTCGCGATATCGATGGTTATGGTGATTATCACAATTGGATAAAGAAGAGTATTTTCTGGGAGTTGCCGTATTGGGAAAATCAGTTGCTTCGACATAATCTCGATGTTATGCATATTGAGAAGAATTATTTTGACAATATCATGAACACGGTATTGAATGTGCCTGGGAAGACAAAAGATAATTTGAAATCAAGGTTAGACTTACCCGCTATTTGTAACAGAAAAGGATTAGAGGTGACAGAAGATGGGAAGTTGCCATTTCCGGTTTTTAGATTATCAAGTGAAACAAAAAAAATATTTCTCCGATGGTTGAAGCGAGAGATTAAATTTCCGGATGGATATGTTGCGGATATTTCAGCTTGTGTGGATGAAGAAAATGGGAAGCTTGCGCACTTAAAAAGTCACGATTGTCATGTTATTATGCAACGTCTACTTCCGATAGCCTTTTCAGAACTACTTCCACGAGAGGCCCATAAAGCAATATCAG ATATAGCGCTATTCTTCAGAGATATTTGTGGAAAGACTTTGAAAAAAAGCGATGTCGAAGTAATGAAAGACAATATTGCTGTGAAGACTTGCAATCTAGAAAAAATATTCCCTCCATCATTCTTTGATGTGATGGAACACCTTCCCGTTCACCTACCTTACGAAGCTGCATTAGGAGGCCCTGTTCAGTTCAGATGGATGTATCTATATGAACGACAAATGAATCATCTGAAACAGAAAGCAAAAAACAAGGCAAAATATGCTGGGTCAATAGTTGATCACTATATCACAGAAGAAATCTCCCAATTTTCTTCTTACTATTTCGCGGCAGATGGTCGAGGTACACATCATCATCAGACGACTCAAGGTGAAATTCAGTTCACATACGATTATCCAGATGTTCCTAGCATGTTTCAGCCTATTGGAAGGGTAAGTGGTAAATCTAAAGAAGCATGGTTAACCGAAGAAGACGCTCACATCTTACATACATTTCTTCTGCTCAATTGCGAAGAAATCGAACCTTATGAGAG GTTGTATGAGGATTATATGCGTATACACCAACCAGGCATTACAGAAAAAGAGTTGACATTTGCAAAAGAAAATGATTTTGCATATTGGTGTAGAGATTAT ATCAATGATGTAGAACATAAGGATCCAGGAAACTCTGTTTCTTTGTGGTTGCTTGAGTTTGTCCAAGGGCCAAAGCGACATTATAAAACATGGCCAATGTTTATCTCAAGGGGATACAAATTTCACACATATGATCATGGACAACACAAGAAAACGATGAACTATGGAGTTTGTGTTCGAGGATCACCAGACTCAGAGTTCTACGGTATTATAAACGAGATATTTATGATCGAGTATCATGGCGCTGTCGGTCTTAAGACAATGGTTTTTCGGTGTAAGTGGTTTGACCAAACCATTGGACAAGGAATGCGGAGACACCCTTCTGGCATTGTTGATATATGTCCAAAGAAACACTATCAGAAGTATGATCCTTTCATTATAACTAATCAAGCTGATCAAGTATGTTATATTCCTTATCCTCGTATTAGACAACGCAACGAAGAATGGTGGGTATGTTCAAAGGTCATTCCACGTGGTGTTCGATCATCCCCGCAAATGATTGATTTAGTTCTACAAGATGACAACTACAACCAGATTGTTGCACCTGTTGATCTATTAGATGTAGCGGAACATGCAGTTGATGCTGAAACCGATGATGAAATGGAATTAGATGATCCAACAATAGATGAGGAGCCTACACTAGAAGATCACTATGAAAGTCCAAATGATGGTTCTTACGGATCCGAATAA